From Asterias amurensis chromosome 3, ASM3211899v1, a single genomic window includes:
- the LOC139934341 gene encoding NACHT and WD repeat domain-containing protein 2-like isoform X3: protein MGTCMGNRRSSHSSTEEKDKEKEREHRSSSNASAKTPTQTQQEKRPSTNPPLAPPQPAESPPHQAPPPSSTPKPAPTSSPMAKPASKTSGGSSLPDLVCYSEDVRNMLLGKVSSVKCKPQAKMVRVFISAASIDSETERNALMERVYPKLREHCALNGYEFEAIDLHWGLWDPKLQDERFLDQCLREIKLCQATSTGPNFMSFLNMKYDRCKTPVRVLASAFDRLLKKVAGEEDRSLLTKHYSLDSNAVPPVYLFQGRATEDEAEMICEILRSSWGKEEKERYMASVAEMEIDEGVFCPTSVSDAVIWLHRRFTRIDHNDETASIYLDLSPDNKEADTHSHEQLAQLTKRLVAKVNEGNFFKFDIPWSPKGLDPDGISTHAKYIDEVCLKTQQMLTELIDRAIAERMEEDVMAKTVCSGDFIISQETHRRLYHELQHHTLLCQRHSDTFHGQSNLLSCIREYLSSDTQSPLILHGGTGCGKSALAAMSVKLCSQVLPHSACVVRFVGATPESSTPNQLLRSACEQIAYLYGEHISVASKGANRLSKDLPTLLKRVTEHRPLVVVLDGIDQFASSGDATAAFNWIPDVLPENVKMILTMRSKDFEGFSHLKSLLRDSASFVEVPQLSGKDSTKMADGLLKSHGRTLSDTQSQLLREAVSGCPTPLFVKLACHDACQWRSYDDNSKTTLQKDISAQMNMFFDRIEQRYGKTAVSHSVGYLCVARDGLSDAEMNDLLSCDDAVLDEVYSRKRPVLRRAPTYLWVAICQELAPFLLERVVDDRYLRTWANVCLKELAVKRYVSSSQTRVQLQKNILDYYQSRWAKNKKKPFVKEGGIEVLMDRFILPQPSIYGTFPNRRRYRELVYHAFCSGEKKFADKYIWDIEWFRSKLEHNDVYSVMEDVVLAQSKDNNNSDLQMLMEFLQLSAYSLSTDGAQLFTQLRQRLSGGVLEKKGSIYPKMQQLFKQAAKPPVCNFVPSRDCLLKLDAKSPDEPTTTPKHIFSGLFRITTSNTYMVSVATDVGELKVWNITTQKCVRTLRNLTSPRDVRFIDSHRVVVLCNRELLIFNIDTGSFETKLKGIMNQKMPYYAMSDNEHVVALSRNRMYVNMINVTSGDVVSTFKVGEDRFLNSLLVSANGHRCVCGDDTQKPSPLLVWDLSARKLIHDFRINQHEFVTRMAAISNDGHYVVSVIKELDDPSRNFIIVYDLQSGQQFKKWKPLANTTCVAISSEGQCVVNGCEDCSILVWDLASGSLKYTLYGHTHTIDSIYLSEDGKRCVSNDSTKMDRSVRMWDLQQGTSIATFTPDYPISCCQISASGDCAVIGLPGHASIITLWLRSKDIDTTREDKKVYGDASRTGSEFDMSNVN from the exons CATGGGTAACCGTCGAAGCAGCCACTCCTCAACAGAAGAGAAAGATAAGGAGAAAGAACGAGAGCATCGCTCCAGCAGTAATGCCTCAGCCAAGACCCCCACCCAGACCCAGCAGGAGAAACGCCCCAGTACCAACCCACCCCTCGCTCCACCCCAACCAGCAGAAAGCCCACCTCAtcaagcccctcctccttcgtCGACCCCGAAGCCGGCTCCGACGTCCTCGCCAATGGCTAAACCAGCGAGTAAGACAAGTGGAGGGTCCTCATTGCCAGACTTGGTTTGCTACAGCGAGGACGTCAGGAACATGCTCCTAGGGAAGGTGTCTTCAGTGAAGTGTAAACCACAAGCAAAGATGGTGCGAGTGTTCATCAGTGCAGCGTCTATAG ATTCAGAGACAGAGAGAAATGCCCTGATGGAGCGAGTTTATCCCAAGCTTCGAGAACATTGCGCCCTCAACGGCTACGAGTTTGAGGCCATTGATCTTCACTGGGGATTGTGGGACCCTAAGCTTCAAGATGAACGATTTCTGGATCAGTGTTTACGAGAAATCAAACTTTGTCAGGCTACCTCGACTGGTCCCAACTTCATG TCTTTCCTGAATATGAAGTACGACCGGTGTAAGACACCTGTTCGCGTCTTGGCCTCTGCGTTCGACCGTCTCCTCAAGAAAGTGGCCGGTGAAGAAGACAGGAGTCTACTGACTAAACACTACAGTCTGGACTCCAACGCCGTGCCGCCAGTCTACCTGTTCCAGGGGAGAGCAACGGAAGATGAGGCAGAGATGATTTGTGAAATCTTGAGGAGTTCCTGGGGAAAGGAGGAGAAGGAACGATACATGGCTTCTG TTGCTGAGATGGAGATCGACGAAGGTGTCTTTTGTCCGACGAGCGTCAGCGATGCGGTCATCTGGCTCCACCGCCGCTTCACTCGCATCGATCACAACGACGAGACGGCCAGCATCTACCTCGACCTCTCACCAGACAATAAAGAGGCGGACACTCACTCTCATGAGCAACTCGCTCAACTCACCAAGAGACTGGTTGCCAAGGTCAACGAGGGAAACTTTTTTAAGTTTGACATCCCGTGGAGCCCTAAGGGACTCGACCCAGATGGGATCTCCACCCACGCTAAATACATCGATGAGGTGTGCCTGAAGACGCAACAGATGCTGACGGAGTTGATCGACAGGGCAATAGCGGAGAGGATGGAAGAAGATGTAATGGCTAAGA ctgtgTGTTCCGGAGACTTCATCATTTCGCAAG AAACGCATCGGAGGTTGTACCACGAACTCCAACATCACACTCTATTATGCCAGCGTCACTCAGACACATTCCACGGTCAGTCCAACCTCCTGAGCTGCATCCGAGAGTACCTCAGCAGCGACACCCAGTCTCCTCTGATCCTCCACGGAGGGACGGGATGCGGGAAGAGCGCCCTCGCTGCAATGTCGGTCAAGCTGTGCAGTCAAGTGTTACCGCACAGTGCCTGCGTGGTCAGGTTTGTTGGAGCTACCCCGGAGTCGTCTACACCGAACCAACTGCTGAGGAGTGCGTGTGAGCAGATTGCATACCTGTATGGTGAACATATATCTGTTGCATCAAAG GGAGCTAATCGGTTAAGCAAGGACTTACCAACTCTGCTGAAGCGCGTGACTGAACACCGCCCCCTAGTGGTGGTTCTTGATGGCATTGACCAGTTTGCCTCATCTGGGGATGCCACAGCTGCATTTAACTGGATCCCGGACGTACTACCAGAGAATGTCAAGATGATTCTTACAATGAGAAGCAAAGACTTTGAAGGATTTAGTCATCTCAAG AGTTTATTGCGGGACAGCGCAAGCTTTGTGGAGGTACCCCAACTGTCCGGAAAGGATTCCACCAAGATGGCTGACGGTCTGCTCAAGAGTCATGGGAGAACATTGAGTGATACACAGTCTCAGTTACTACGAGAGGCTGTCAGTGGTTGCCCCACgccactctttgtgaaattagcATGTCACGATGCCTGTCAATGGCGTAGTTACGATGACAACAGCAAGACAACGTTGCAGAAGGACATAAGTGCTCAAATGAACATGTTCTTTGATAGAATAGAACAGAGATATGGTAAAACGGCAGTCAGTCATTCTGTGGGATATTTATGTGTAGCGCGAGATGGTCTATCAGATGCAGAAATGAATGACTTATTATCCTGCGATGACGCAGTACTAGATGAGGTCTACTCCCGCAAGAGACCGGTGCTACGCAGGGCACCAACGTACTTGTGGGTCGCCATTTGTCAAGAGCTTGCGCCGTTTCTCTTGGAGCGTGTAGTTGACGATCGCTATTTGAGAACTTGGGCTAATGTCTGTTTGAAGGAGCTCGCCGTGAAGCGATACGTGTCGAGCTCACAGACCAGAGTACAGCTACAGAAGAATATCTTGGACTACTACCAGAGTCGTTGGGCAAAGAATAAGAAGAAGCCTTTCGTTAAAGAAGGGGGAATCGAAGTTCTTATGGATAGGTTTATTTTACCGCAGCCCTCAATCTATGGTACCTTCCCAAACAGGCGAAGGTACAGAGAACTTGTGTACCACGCCTTCTGTAGTGGAGAGAAGAAATTCGCCGACAAGTATATATGGGATATAGAGTGGTTCCGAAGCAAGTTAGAGCATAATGATGTGTACAGTGTAATGGAAGATGTGGTACTAGCCCAAAGTAAAGACAACAATAACTCGGACTTGCAGATGTTGATGGAGTTTCTTCAACTGTCTGCGTATAGCTTGTCCACCGACGGTGCTCAGCTATTCACACAGCTGAGACAACGTCTTAGTGGTGGTGTCCTCGAGAAGAAGGGATCCATCTACCCTAAGATGCAACAACTATTTAAGCAGGCTGCTAAGCCCCCAGTGTGCAATTTTGTCCCGTCGAGGGACTGTTTACTTAAACTAGATGCCAAGTCCCCGGATGAACCCACGACGACACCCAAGCATATCTTCTCCGGGTTGTTCAGGATAACGACGAGCAACACGTATATGGTTTCAGTCGCAACAGACGTAGGAGAACTCAAAGTCTGGAATATCACAACACAAAAGTGCGTCCGAACATTACGCAACCTGACGAGTCCGCGCGATGTGCGCTTCATCGACAGCCATCGTGTGGTCGTACTGTGCAACCGAGAACTTCTCATCTTCAACATCGATACGGGTAGctttgaaaccaagttgaaaggCATCATGAATCAGAAGATGCCGTACTACGCCATGAGCGACAACGAGCACGTGGTGGCGCTCTCGCGCAACCGAATGTACGTCAATATGATCAACGTGACCAGCGGGGATGTGGTGTCCACGTTTAAAGTCGGCGAGGATCGTTTTCTGAACAGCCTGTTAGTCAGCGCCAACGGCCACCGTTGTGTTTGCGGAGACGATACGCAGAAACCGAGTCCTCTCCTAGTGTGGGATCTGTCGGCGAGGAAATTGATTCATGATTTCAGGATTAATCAGCATGAGTTTGTGACCAGAATGGCGGCAATCTCTAACGATGGTCACTATGTAGTCTCTGTTATCAAG GAACTGGATGACCCAAGCCGTAACTTCATCATCGTGTATGACCTCCAGAGTGGTCAACAATTCAAGAAGTGGAAACCACTGGCTAATACAACCTGTGTGGCCATCTCATCAGAGGGTCAGTGTGTGGTCAATGGGTGTGAGGATTGCTCCATCTTGGTCTGGGATCTAGCTTCGGGATCACTCAA GTACACGCTCTACGGTCACACCCATACAATAGACAGCATCTACTTGAGTGAAGATGGAAAGAGATGTGTTAGCAACGATTCCACAAAGATGGATAGAAGCGTAAGGATGTGGGACCTACAACAGG GTACAAGCATTGCGACATTCACCCCAGATTACCCAATCAGCTGTTGTCAAATCTCGGCCAGCGGGGACTGCGCTGTGATTGGTTTACCAGGTCATGCCTCCATCATCACGCTCTGGTTGCGTTCTAAAGACATCGACACCACTAGGGAAGATAAGAAAGTCTACGGCGATGCCTCCAGGACCGGCAGCGAGTTTGATATGAGCAACgtcaactaa
- the LOC139934341 gene encoding NACHT and WD repeat domain-containing protein 2-like isoform X4 yields MGNRRSSHSSTEEKDKEKEREHRSSSNASAKTPTQTQQEKRPSTNPPLAPPQPAESPPHQAPPPSSTPKPAPTSSPMAKPASKTSGGSSLPDLVCYSEDVRNMLLGKVSSVKCKPQAKMVRVFISAASIDSETERNALMERVYPKLREHCALNGYEFEAIDLHWGLWDPKLQDERFLDQCLREIKLCQATSTGPNFMSFLNMKYDRCKTPVRVLASAFDRLLKKVAGEEDRSLLTKHYSLDSNAVPPVYLFQGRATEDEAEMICEILRSSWGKEEKERYMASVAEMEIDEGVFCPTSVSDAVIWLHRRFTRIDHNDETASIYLDLSPDNKEADTHSHEQLAQLTKRLVAKVNEGNFFKFDIPWSPKGLDPDGISTHAKYIDEVCLKTQQMLTELIDRAIAERMEEDVMAKTVCSGDFIISQETHRRLYHELQHHTLLCQRHSDTFHGQSNLLSCIREYLSSDTQSPLILHGGTGCGKSALAAMSVKLCSQVLPHSACVVRFVGATPESSTPNQLLRSACEQIAYLYGEHISVASKGANRLSKDLPTLLKRVTEHRPLVVVLDGIDQFASSGDATAAFNWIPDVLPENVKMILTMRSKDFEGFSHLKSLLRDSASFVEVPQLSGKDSTKMADGLLKSHGRTLSDTQSQLLREAVSGCPTPLFVKLACHDACQWRSYDDNSKTTLQKDISAQMNMFFDRIEQRYGKTAVSHSVGYLCVARDGLSDAEMNDLLSCDDAVLDEVYSRKRPVLRRAPTYLWVAICQELAPFLLERVVDDRYLRTWANVCLKELAVKRYVSSSQTRVQLQKNILDYYQSRWAKNKKKPFVKEGGIEVLMDRFILPQPSIYGTFPNRRRYRELVYHAFCSGEKKFADKYIWDIEWFRSKLEHNDVYSVMEDVVLAQSKDNNNSDLQMLMEFLQLSAYSLSTDGAQLFTQLRQRLSGGVLEKKGSIYPKMQQLFKQAAKPPVCNFVPSRDCLLKLDAKSPDEPTTTPKHIFSGLFRITTSNTYMVSVATDVGELKVWNITTQKCVRTLRNLTSPRDVRFIDSHRVVVLCNRELLIFNIDTGSFETKLKGIMNQKMPYYAMSDNEHVVALSRNRMYVNMINVTSGDVVSTFKVGEDRFLNSLLVSANGHRCVCGDDTQKPSPLLVWDLSARKLIHDFRINQHEFVTRMAAISNDGHYVVSVIKELDDPSRNFIIVYDLQSGQQFKKWKPLANTTCVAISSEGQCVVNGCEDCSILVWDLASGSLKYTLYGHTHTIDSIYLSEDGKRCVSNDSTKMDRSVRMWDLQQGTSIATFTPDYPISCCQISASGDCAVIGLPGHASIITLWLRSKDIDTTREDKKVYGDASRTGSEFDMSNVN; encoded by the exons ATGGGTAACCGTCGAAGCAGCCACTCCTCAACAGAAGAGAAAGATAAGGAGAAAGAACGAGAGCATCGCTCCAGCAGTAATGCCTCAGCCAAGACCCCCACCCAGACCCAGCAGGAGAAACGCCCCAGTACCAACCCACCCCTCGCTCCACCCCAACCAGCAGAAAGCCCACCTCAtcaagcccctcctccttcgtCGACCCCGAAGCCGGCTCCGACGTCCTCGCCAATGGCTAAACCAGCGAGTAAGACAAGTGGAGGGTCCTCATTGCCAGACTTGGTTTGCTACAGCGAGGACGTCAGGAACATGCTCCTAGGGAAGGTGTCTTCAGTGAAGTGTAAACCACAAGCAAAGATGGTGCGAGTGTTCATCAGTGCAGCGTCTATAG ATTCAGAGACAGAGAGAAATGCCCTGATGGAGCGAGTTTATCCCAAGCTTCGAGAACATTGCGCCCTCAACGGCTACGAGTTTGAGGCCATTGATCTTCACTGGGGATTGTGGGACCCTAAGCTTCAAGATGAACGATTTCTGGATCAGTGTTTACGAGAAATCAAACTTTGTCAGGCTACCTCGACTGGTCCCAACTTCATG TCTTTCCTGAATATGAAGTACGACCGGTGTAAGACACCTGTTCGCGTCTTGGCCTCTGCGTTCGACCGTCTCCTCAAGAAAGTGGCCGGTGAAGAAGACAGGAGTCTACTGACTAAACACTACAGTCTGGACTCCAACGCCGTGCCGCCAGTCTACCTGTTCCAGGGGAGAGCAACGGAAGATGAGGCAGAGATGATTTGTGAAATCTTGAGGAGTTCCTGGGGAAAGGAGGAGAAGGAACGATACATGGCTTCTG TTGCTGAGATGGAGATCGACGAAGGTGTCTTTTGTCCGACGAGCGTCAGCGATGCGGTCATCTGGCTCCACCGCCGCTTCACTCGCATCGATCACAACGACGAGACGGCCAGCATCTACCTCGACCTCTCACCAGACAATAAAGAGGCGGACACTCACTCTCATGAGCAACTCGCTCAACTCACCAAGAGACTGGTTGCCAAGGTCAACGAGGGAAACTTTTTTAAGTTTGACATCCCGTGGAGCCCTAAGGGACTCGACCCAGATGGGATCTCCACCCACGCTAAATACATCGATGAGGTGTGCCTGAAGACGCAACAGATGCTGACGGAGTTGATCGACAGGGCAATAGCGGAGAGGATGGAAGAAGATGTAATGGCTAAGA ctgtgTGTTCCGGAGACTTCATCATTTCGCAAG AAACGCATCGGAGGTTGTACCACGAACTCCAACATCACACTCTATTATGCCAGCGTCACTCAGACACATTCCACGGTCAGTCCAACCTCCTGAGCTGCATCCGAGAGTACCTCAGCAGCGACACCCAGTCTCCTCTGATCCTCCACGGAGGGACGGGATGCGGGAAGAGCGCCCTCGCTGCAATGTCGGTCAAGCTGTGCAGTCAAGTGTTACCGCACAGTGCCTGCGTGGTCAGGTTTGTTGGAGCTACCCCGGAGTCGTCTACACCGAACCAACTGCTGAGGAGTGCGTGTGAGCAGATTGCATACCTGTATGGTGAACATATATCTGTTGCATCAAAG GGAGCTAATCGGTTAAGCAAGGACTTACCAACTCTGCTGAAGCGCGTGACTGAACACCGCCCCCTAGTGGTGGTTCTTGATGGCATTGACCAGTTTGCCTCATCTGGGGATGCCACAGCTGCATTTAACTGGATCCCGGACGTACTACCAGAGAATGTCAAGATGATTCTTACAATGAGAAGCAAAGACTTTGAAGGATTTAGTCATCTCAAG AGTTTATTGCGGGACAGCGCAAGCTTTGTGGAGGTACCCCAACTGTCCGGAAAGGATTCCACCAAGATGGCTGACGGTCTGCTCAAGAGTCATGGGAGAACATTGAGTGATACACAGTCTCAGTTACTACGAGAGGCTGTCAGTGGTTGCCCCACgccactctttgtgaaattagcATGTCACGATGCCTGTCAATGGCGTAGTTACGATGACAACAGCAAGACAACGTTGCAGAAGGACATAAGTGCTCAAATGAACATGTTCTTTGATAGAATAGAACAGAGATATGGTAAAACGGCAGTCAGTCATTCTGTGGGATATTTATGTGTAGCGCGAGATGGTCTATCAGATGCAGAAATGAATGACTTATTATCCTGCGATGACGCAGTACTAGATGAGGTCTACTCCCGCAAGAGACCGGTGCTACGCAGGGCACCAACGTACTTGTGGGTCGCCATTTGTCAAGAGCTTGCGCCGTTTCTCTTGGAGCGTGTAGTTGACGATCGCTATTTGAGAACTTGGGCTAATGTCTGTTTGAAGGAGCTCGCCGTGAAGCGATACGTGTCGAGCTCACAGACCAGAGTACAGCTACAGAAGAATATCTTGGACTACTACCAGAGTCGTTGGGCAAAGAATAAGAAGAAGCCTTTCGTTAAAGAAGGGGGAATCGAAGTTCTTATGGATAGGTTTATTTTACCGCAGCCCTCAATCTATGGTACCTTCCCAAACAGGCGAAGGTACAGAGAACTTGTGTACCACGCCTTCTGTAGTGGAGAGAAGAAATTCGCCGACAAGTATATATGGGATATAGAGTGGTTCCGAAGCAAGTTAGAGCATAATGATGTGTACAGTGTAATGGAAGATGTGGTACTAGCCCAAAGTAAAGACAACAATAACTCGGACTTGCAGATGTTGATGGAGTTTCTTCAACTGTCTGCGTATAGCTTGTCCACCGACGGTGCTCAGCTATTCACACAGCTGAGACAACGTCTTAGTGGTGGTGTCCTCGAGAAGAAGGGATCCATCTACCCTAAGATGCAACAACTATTTAAGCAGGCTGCTAAGCCCCCAGTGTGCAATTTTGTCCCGTCGAGGGACTGTTTACTTAAACTAGATGCCAAGTCCCCGGATGAACCCACGACGACACCCAAGCATATCTTCTCCGGGTTGTTCAGGATAACGACGAGCAACACGTATATGGTTTCAGTCGCAACAGACGTAGGAGAACTCAAAGTCTGGAATATCACAACACAAAAGTGCGTCCGAACATTACGCAACCTGACGAGTCCGCGCGATGTGCGCTTCATCGACAGCCATCGTGTGGTCGTACTGTGCAACCGAGAACTTCTCATCTTCAACATCGATACGGGTAGctttgaaaccaagttgaaaggCATCATGAATCAGAAGATGCCGTACTACGCCATGAGCGACAACGAGCACGTGGTGGCGCTCTCGCGCAACCGAATGTACGTCAATATGATCAACGTGACCAGCGGGGATGTGGTGTCCACGTTTAAAGTCGGCGAGGATCGTTTTCTGAACAGCCTGTTAGTCAGCGCCAACGGCCACCGTTGTGTTTGCGGAGACGATACGCAGAAACCGAGTCCTCTCCTAGTGTGGGATCTGTCGGCGAGGAAATTGATTCATGATTTCAGGATTAATCAGCATGAGTTTGTGACCAGAATGGCGGCAATCTCTAACGATGGTCACTATGTAGTCTCTGTTATCAAG GAACTGGATGACCCAAGCCGTAACTTCATCATCGTGTATGACCTCCAGAGTGGTCAACAATTCAAGAAGTGGAAACCACTGGCTAATACAACCTGTGTGGCCATCTCATCAGAGGGTCAGTGTGTGGTCAATGGGTGTGAGGATTGCTCCATCTTGGTCTGGGATCTAGCTTCGGGATCACTCAA GTACACGCTCTACGGTCACACCCATACAATAGACAGCATCTACTTGAGTGAAGATGGAAAGAGATGTGTTAGCAACGATTCCACAAAGATGGATAGAAGCGTAAGGATGTGGGACCTACAACAGG GTACAAGCATTGCGACATTCACCCCAGATTACCCAATCAGCTGTTGTCAAATCTCGGCCAGCGGGGACTGCGCTGTGATTGGTTTACCAGGTCATGCCTCCATCATCACGCTCTGGTTGCGTTCTAAAGACATCGACACCACTAGGGAAGATAAGAAAGTCTACGGCGATGCCTCCAGGACCGGCAGCGAGTTTGATATGAGCAACgtcaactaa